From one Bifidobacterium sp. WK012_4_13 genomic stretch:
- a CDS encoding ABC transporter permease, whose product MKLASNVATGVYDIDIWGLLITLILVVLAAALTVVMKLGIAKSMLWSTLRSLFQLLAMGYIIEYVIRMNNPWIVAALLLVMVLAAVQITLSRADDIPHGLVFPVLLTLIASVLIVDGVVSELIIRPAPWFAPQILIPVTGMMLGNLVAAVAVAMSRFFSDMTSRRYEIEVYLSLGASPFEAAKPSIVAAVRLGLIPTIAQLASSGVVLIPGMMAGQIMAGGNPLEAAKYQFVVLAALSAITMMGDALIMTLIYTRCFTKAGQFIADRM is encoded by the coding sequence GTGAAACTCGCATCGAATGTTGCGACCGGCGTCTACGACATTGATATCTGGGGCCTGTTGATCACTCTGATTTTGGTTGTTTTGGCTGCGGCTCTGACCGTGGTCATGAAACTTGGAATCGCCAAATCGATGCTCTGGTCCACCTTGCGCTCCCTGTTCCAGTTGCTCGCCATGGGATACATCATCGAGTACGTGATCAGGATGAATAATCCGTGGATCGTCGCCGCTTTGCTGTTGGTAATGGTGCTCGCCGCGGTGCAGATTACGCTGAGCCGGGCTGATGACATACCTCACGGACTGGTGTTTCCGGTGCTTCTGACCTTGATCGCCAGCGTGCTCATCGTCGATGGTGTGGTCAGTGAGTTGATTATCAGGCCCGCACCATGGTTCGCGCCGCAGATTCTCATTCCGGTTACCGGAATGATGTTGGGAAATCTTGTGGCTGCGGTTGCAGTGGCCATGAGCCGGTTCTTTTCGGATATGACATCACGACGATATGAGATCGAAGTATATCTCAGTCTTGGTGCGAGTCCTTTCGAGGCGGCCAAGCCCTCCATTGTCGCGGCTGTCAGACTCGGGCTCATTCCGACAATCGCGCAGCTGGCTTCAAGTGGCGTAGTTCTCATCCCGGGAATGATGGCAGGTCAGATCATGGCAGGAGGCAATCCCTTGGAGGCTGCAAAATATCAGTTCGTCGTCCTCGCCGCGTTGAGCGCCATCACCATGATGGGGGATGCACTGATTATGACGCTGATCTATACGCGATGCTTCACCAAGGCAGGGCAGTTCATAGCCGATCGTATGTGA
- a CDS encoding DedA family protein: MQSFLSPEFIVNAAGPWALLVSCIIIFAESGLLIGFFLPGDSLVFLLGMIASSTAMSDSSMAGTALWLICMVVVICAFVGDQLGYEIGKRSGDIQKIKSWMQGGNADRLDRAKRFFDKHGGKAIVFARFVPILRTFVPFAIGMAGYDHRRFAIANFVGALIWGITVPVMGYLLGRIPLIADHVEMVCLLIVLVSIIPLLIKAVAARLSYR, from the coding sequence ATGCAGTCATTTCTCAGTCCCGAATTCATCGTCAATGCCGCAGGGCCGTGGGCTTTGCTGGTGTCGTGCATAATCATCTTCGCGGAATCCGGGCTGTTGATCGGTTTCTTCCTTCCGGGAGATTCGCTGGTCTTTCTTCTTGGTATGATCGCCTCCTCCACTGCGATGAGCGATTCCTCGATGGCGGGCACGGCTTTGTGGCTGATCTGCATGGTCGTCGTCATCTGCGCATTCGTCGGTGACCAGCTTGGTTACGAAATCGGCAAACGAAGCGGAGATATTCAGAAAATCAAGTCATGGATGCAAGGCGGGAATGCCGACCGGCTTGACAGGGCGAAGCGATTTTTCGATAAGCACGGAGGAAAGGCCATAGTCTTCGCTCGATTTGTACCCATTCTGCGCACTTTTGTTCCCTTCGCCATTGGCATGGCTGGATATGACCATCGTCGCTTTGCGATTGCAAACTTCGTAGGAGCCCTCATCTGGGGCATCACCGTGCCGGTCATGGGGTATCTCCTTGGGCGCATACCATTGATAGCGGATCATGTGGAGATGGTATGTCTGTTGATCGTGCTCGTCTCAATCATCCCGCTGCTCATCAAAGCCGTTGCGGCAAGGCTGTCTTATCGCTGA
- a CDS encoding ATP-binding cassette domain-containing protein, with protein sequence MEYFKAEDLSCVFGQDGPNTQPKILFSGLSLQLGRGEIVDLIGPSGSGKSHLLTALAMLDPDACAMMDLEGCSCRDFNPQEWRRQVVYLPQRPTLTSRTVIGSLLLGFSFGRGRFSRSSVNSRERPSPLELRKGLDVLGLQDVELDRNPLSLSVGQQARVCLLRSLLLKPKVLLSDEVDAGLDSDSATMVACLLERTSKSTGMAVLRVRHRDADGLASRTLRLEQGSLSEGGAL encoded by the coding sequence GTGGAATACTTCAAAGCCGAGGATTTGTCGTGTGTATTCGGGCAGGATGGCCCGAATACACAACCAAAAATTCTGTTTTCAGGGCTTTCGCTGCAGCTCGGGCGAGGGGAGATCGTCGATCTCATCGGTCCGTCAGGTTCCGGAAAGTCGCATCTGCTCACGGCTCTTGCCATGCTGGATCCCGATGCTTGCGCAATGATGGATCTCGAAGGATGCAGCTGCCGTGATTTCAATCCGCAGGAGTGGAGGAGACAGGTCGTCTATCTTCCTCAACGACCTACCCTGACTTCTCGAACGGTGATTGGGTCACTTCTGCTCGGCTTCTCTTTTGGAAGAGGCCGTTTCAGCAGGAGTAGCGTCAATTCGCGGGAACGTCCCTCCCCGTTGGAGCTCAGGAAAGGCCTGGATGTCCTCGGATTGCAGGATGTAGAGCTTGACCGAAATCCCTTATCGCTTTCGGTGGGGCAGCAGGCGCGGGTTTGTCTGCTTCGCAGCTTGCTGCTGAAACCCAAAGTCCTGCTCAGCGACGAGGTTGATGCCGGTCTTGATTCGGACAGTGCAACGATGGTTGCCTGCCTTTTGGAGAGAACATCCAAGAGCACAGGCATGGCCGTCCTGCGCGTGCGGCACAGGGATGCAGATGGATTGGCGTCGCGAACGCTTCGATTGGAACAAGGCAGCTTGTCTGAAGGAGGCGCACTGTGA
- a CDS encoding aldo/keto reductase — protein sequence MQYVSLGVSGIQVSPIFLGGMSFGEPDPNQHQWTVDPDTTRSIIAKAIDLGINAIDTANCYANGSSETYIGEALKALGVNRENVVLASKVYFNEGHSSAEAIKREIEGSLRRLGTEYLDLYILHRFDYGTPIEESMQALDDLVKEGKVRALGASEMYGYQYHNLQKAAHANGWTPLSSLQCHYNLLYREDERELLPVARQYGALPTPYSPLASGHLARSTWDSDSLRGTTDAVVRDKYDAARNQDQPIIERVAHLAQKHGVSMAQIALSWQWSHGASSPIVGCSSPERVEEAVKALDVHLEEGDIQYLESPYVAHELVGPLARPGEKHLAGTTKPEHR from the coding sequence ATGCAGTACGTTTCATTAGGAGTATCAGGAATACAGGTTTCACCCATCTTCCTCGGAGGAATGTCCTTCGGTGAACCTGACCCCAATCAGCATCAGTGGACGGTGGATCCGGACACCACGCGCAGCATCATCGCCAAGGCCATCGATCTGGGTATCAATGCCATAGATACCGCGAACTGCTACGCCAATGGAAGCAGCGAGACGTATATTGGCGAGGCACTCAAGGCACTTGGGGTGAACCGTGAGAACGTGGTGTTGGCAAGCAAAGTCTACTTCAATGAGGGGCACTCCTCGGCGGAGGCGATCAAGCGCGAGATCGAAGGCAGCCTGCGGCGTCTCGGCACCGAGTACCTTGACCTCTACATCCTGCATCGCTTCGACTACGGCACTCCCATCGAGGAAAGCATGCAGGCTCTCGACGATCTGGTGAAGGAGGGCAAGGTCCGTGCGTTGGGAGCGAGCGAAATGTATGGATATCAGTATCACAACCTTCAGAAAGCCGCGCATGCCAACGGATGGACACCGCTGTCAAGCCTGCAGTGCCACTACAACCTGCTCTACCGCGAGGACGAACGTGAGCTTCTGCCCGTAGCCCGGCAGTATGGGGCCTTGCCGACGCCTTACAGCCCGTTGGCCTCCGGTCATCTTGCCCGCAGCACCTGGGATTCAGATTCACTGCGAGGAACGACCGATGCTGTTGTACGCGACAAATACGATGCCGCAAGAAATCAGGATCAACCGATCATCGAACGCGTCGCACATCTCGCTCAGAAGCATGGCGTCAGCATGGCCCAAATTGCGCTGTCGTGGCAGTGGTCACATGGAGCTTCCTCACCCATTGTCGGATGCTCTTCCCCCGAGCGCGTCGAAGAAGCGGTCAAAGCGCTGGACGTGCATCTCGAAGAAGGCGACATCCAGTATCTTGAGTCACCCTATGTAGCGCATGAACTGGTCGGCCCACTGGCGAGGCCCGGCGAGAAACACTTGGCAGGGACCACCAAGCCGGAGCACCGCTAG
- a CDS encoding MerR family transcriptional regulator, whose protein sequence is MEYSIGQAAEATGMTAPTLRYYENEGLLTARRHPSGRRYYSDDDLLWLQFIHHMRSTDMPVADLSRYVSLRRRGVEGAEGELLEIMRKHERHLTEKLAHYQTNLDLVRHKISMYEDQLKGRDADLFELYKECRCDDKAGVPGESPQCGSDSADVSSRDAQLLQTGESRGSSAL, encoded by the coding sequence GTGGAATATTCGATCGGGCAGGCTGCGGAGGCTACGGGAATGACCGCGCCGACACTGCGATATTACGAGAATGAGGGGCTGCTGACGGCAAGGCGGCATCCCAGCGGCAGACGGTACTACAGTGACGATGATCTCCTGTGGCTGCAATTCATTCACCATATGCGCAGCACCGATATGCCGGTCGCCGATCTGTCGCGATATGTGAGCCTCAGACGTCGCGGGGTCGAGGGGGCGGAAGGTGAACTGCTTGAGATCATGCGCAAGCATGAGCGTCACCTTACCGAGAAACTGGCGCATTATCAGACCAATCTTGATCTGGTCAGACATAAGATCTCAATGTATGAGGATCAGCTCAAGGGCCGTGATGCCGATCTGTTCGAACTCTACAAGGAATGCCGCTGCGACGATAAAGCAGGTGTCCCTGGGGAATCTCCGCAGTGCGGTTCCGACTCCGCTGATGTATCCTCTCGAGATGCCCAGCTCCTGCAGACGGGCGAATCCCGGGGCAGCTCAGCCCTGTGA
- a CDS encoding response regulator transcription factor, with protein MSNKDNRHQSYAMSDPSKLFQPLVLLIEDDLRMGGILSELLEDDYRVDWVTTAVQAREHLDMDRYDAAIVDRRLPDMDGLDFVRSARRRGITVPMLMLTALASTEDIVSGLDGGANDYLTKPFRFEELNARLRTMLRGYHAEMQSYDIGDWNFQAEKGVVKSPEGLSIQLTPAEVSLLRTMCIDPDRIFTRSELLRAAFRQDAVEGTVDAYVSYIRAKTTRKLIITVRSKGYCLGAPREGELT; from the coding sequence ATGAGTAACAAGGATAATCGGCACCAATCTTATGCCATGTCTGATCCTTCGAAGCTGTTTCAACCCCTTGTGCTGCTGATTGAGGATGATTTGCGCATGGGGGGCATCCTCAGCGAACTCCTGGAGGACGATTACCGCGTCGATTGGGTCACGACTGCGGTGCAGGCGCGCGAGCATCTGGATATGGACAGATACGATGCAGCCATAGTCGATCGACGTCTGCCGGATATGGATGGCTTGGATTTTGTGCGCTCTGCGCGCAGAAGGGGAATCACCGTGCCAATGTTGATGCTTACAGCTCTTGCCTCTACTGAGGACATCGTTTCTGGCTTGGACGGAGGTGCCAACGACTATCTGACCAAGCCCTTTCGTTTCGAGGAGTTGAATGCCCGCCTCAGGACGATGCTTCGCGGCTATCATGCCGAGATGCAGTCATATGACATCGGAGATTGGAACTTTCAGGCGGAAAAAGGTGTGGTCAAGTCACCTGAAGGTCTCAGCATCCAACTCACGCCTGCGGAGGTATCCCTACTCAGGACAATGTGCATCGATCCGGATCGAATCTTTACCAGAAGTGAGCTCCTTCGTGCCGCGTTCAGGCAAGATGCGGTGGAAGGCACGGTTGACGCCTACGTCTCATACATCAGGGCAAAAACGACCAGAAAACTCATCATAACGGTCAGGAGCAAAGGATATTGTCTGGGTGCTCCCAGGGAAGGTGAGCTGACATGA
- a CDS encoding NADPH-dependent F420 reductase — protein MHMNIAVLGTGMVGRALANRLAELGHHVAIGTRNVDATLSHTAKGSMGLEPFKDWIEAQDNVRLATYKKAAVSSDLIVNAVAGMHSISALESIGARDLAGKVLLDLAIPLDLSNGIPPTLVISNDDSLGEQIQRAFPKTRVVKALHTVYYQVMIHPELVPGNHTIFMGGNDAEAKQVVRSVIASFGWPDESIIDLGDITTARATEMYSRLFFALYGKFGTFNFNINVTRATK, from the coding sequence ATGCATATGAATATCGCAGTTCTCGGAACAGGTATGGTGGGACGAGCGCTAGCCAATAGATTAGCCGAACTTGGCCATCACGTCGCTATCGGTACGCGCAATGTCGATGCAACGTTGTCGCACACCGCAAAAGGCTCCATGGGACTTGAACCGTTCAAAGATTGGATAGAAGCTCAGGACAATGTTCGGCTGGCGACCTACAAGAAAGCGGCGGTTTCCTCCGATCTCATTGTCAATGCCGTGGCTGGAATGCACTCCATATCAGCACTTGAATCCATTGGTGCGAGAGATCTGGCAGGTAAGGTCCTTCTCGATCTAGCGATTCCTCTGGATCTGTCCAATGGGATACCGCCCACATTGGTCATATCGAACGACGACAGCCTGGGCGAACAAATCCAGCGCGCTTTCCCGAAGACACGTGTGGTGAAGGCTCTCCACACTGTCTATTATCAAGTGATGATTCACCCAGAACTGGTCCCCGGTAATCATACGATCTTCATGGGCGGTAACGATGCAGAAGCCAAGCAAGTCGTTCGGTCCGTTATCGCGTCATTTGGATGGCCCGACGAGTCGATAATCGATTTGGGAGACATTACCACCGCCCGAGCAACAGAAATGTACTCACGTCTCTTCTTCGCCTTATACGGCAAATTTGGAACATTTAATTTCAATATCAATGTGACGCGGGCAACAAAGTAA
- a CDS encoding cupin domain-containing protein yields MNDNFQDNVHHGIFPFGTENDSFSQYFIGKSFLASLVDDPKITVSVSNVSFEPGCRNNWHTHNQGFQILLVTGGEGLYQEVGKPARHLRPGDVVVVHDGIRHWHGATSDSWFSHIAITAGTVRWFEPVTTQEYEDANNER; encoded by the coding sequence ATGAACGACAATTTTCAAGATAACGTGCACCATGGCATATTTCCCTTTGGGACTGAAAACGATTCATTTTCCCAATATTTCATAGGCAAAAGCTTTTTGGCCAGCCTCGTGGACGATCCCAAGATTACTGTCAGCGTCAGTAACGTGTCATTTGAACCAGGATGCCGCAATAACTGGCACACACATAATCAAGGGTTTCAAATACTGCTGGTGACTGGTGGCGAAGGACTCTATCAGGAAGTCGGTAAACCTGCACGACATCTTCGGCCAGGAGATGTCGTCGTCGTGCACGATGGGATTAGACACTGGCACGGTGCGACCTCAGATAGTTGGTTCTCCCACATAGCCATCACGGCAGGGACAGTGCGCTGGTTCGAACCAGTAACCACTCAAGAGTACGAAGATGCCAACAACGAACGGTAA
- a CDS encoding DUF3737 family protein: protein MTNYHDAFFEGERSLFAEHDATITSVTFGEGESPLKESRNIALDSTVFQWKYPLWYSRHITVRRSIFESMSRSGIWYTDDISLADTTCQAPKLFRRCNRVDLERVHFSDAEETLWHCRDIHIHDVQANGDYLGMDCDGVYAEHLDVVGNYVFDGARNLEIHDSTFVSKDAFWNCENVAIYDSVINGEYLGWNTKNLTLVNCTIRSNQGLCYIDHLTMRNCRLLHTDLAFEYCTDIDADIRSSIMSVKNPISGIIRAERIDSLIMDRHVVDPTKTKIEITQIPATVDSSNI, encoded by the coding sequence ATGACAAACTATCACGATGCCTTTTTCGAGGGAGAACGCTCGCTGTTCGCCGAACATGATGCGACGATCACCAGTGTCACCTTCGGCGAAGGCGAGTCCCCCCTCAAGGAAAGCCGGAACATCGCTCTGGACTCGACGGTCTTCCAATGGAAGTATCCGTTGTGGTACAGCCGTCACATCACCGTGAGACGCTCGATCTTCGAAAGCATGTCACGTTCCGGAATCTGGTACACCGACGACATCTCATTGGCCGACACCACCTGCCAGGCACCCAAACTCTTCAGACGATGCAACAGGGTGGATCTTGAACGCGTGCACTTCTCCGATGCGGAGGAAACCCTCTGGCACTGCCGGGACATCCACATCCACGACGTGCAGGCTAATGGCGACTATCTGGGAATGGACTGCGATGGCGTATATGCCGAACACCTCGACGTCGTCGGCAACTATGTCTTCGATGGCGCGCGCAATCTGGAAATCCACGATTCGACATTCGTCTCGAAAGATGCCTTCTGGAACTGCGAGAACGTTGCCATCTACGACTCCGTAATCAATGGGGAATACCTTGGCTGGAACACCAAAAACCTCACCTTGGTCAACTGCACCATCCGAAGCAACCAGGGTCTGTGCTACATCGATCATCTCACGATGAGGAATTGCAGGCTGTTGCACACCGATCTCGCATTCGAGTACTGCACAGATATCGATGCAGACATCCGATCTTCAATCATGAGCGTGAAGAACCCAATCAGCGGCATCATCCGAGCCGAGCGCATCGACTCACTGATCATGGATCGTCATGTGGTCGATCCCACCAAGACGAAAATCGAGATCACGCAGATACCCGCCACCGTCGACTCATCGAATATCTGA
- a CDS encoding zinc-dependent alcohol dehydrogenase family protein produces the protein MRGVIMKSARDVRVEDVEEPRIIESTDAVISLTATCICGSDLWPYRGIEPVDNQPMGHEYVGIVKEIGDAVTTVAPGDFVVGSFCLSDGTCEICTAGYPSRCANGGFMSGSQAQKVRVPLADGTLVKTPGMPDPDLIPSLLAASDVLGTGWFGAVAAESGPGKTVAVVGDGAVGLMAILAAKQLGAERIIAMSRHESRQKLAREFGATDIVEERGDAGVAKIKELTNGYGAHSVVEAVGTQESMLQAIHSTRPGGHVGFVGVSHDVEIPGGDLFFSEVHLFGGPAPVRRFLPELIKLIWERKINPGKVFDLTLPLEDAAEGYKAMDERRAIKVLLKP, from the coding sequence ATGCGTGGTGTCATTATGAAATCTGCGAGAGATGTGCGTGTGGAGGATGTCGAAGAGCCTCGTATTATCGAGTCGACCGATGCGGTCATCTCGTTGACTGCAACATGTATATGTGGTTCTGATCTCTGGCCGTACCGAGGCATCGAGCCCGTTGACAATCAACCCATGGGGCATGAATACGTCGGCATTGTCAAAGAGATCGGTGATGCTGTCACAACCGTGGCTCCAGGGGACTTCGTTGTGGGTTCGTTCTGTCTGTCCGATGGCACCTGTGAAATCTGTACGGCGGGATATCCTTCTCGTTGCGCAAATGGTGGTTTCATGTCCGGGTCTCAGGCCCAGAAGGTCCGTGTTCCCCTTGCCGATGGCACCCTCGTGAAAACACCTGGCATGCCGGATCCGGACCTGATTCCTTCACTGCTGGCCGCTTCGGACGTGCTCGGGACAGGATGGTTCGGGGCAGTTGCCGCAGAGTCCGGGCCGGGCAAGACCGTCGCGGTCGTCGGTGATGGCGCGGTTGGTCTGATGGCGATCCTGGCTGCGAAGCAGCTAGGCGCGGAACGCATCATCGCCATGTCGCGGCACGAATCCCGTCAAAAGCTAGCGCGGGAATTCGGTGCAACCGACATCGTTGAGGAACGAGGGGATGCCGGCGTTGCGAAGATCAAGGAACTGACCAACGGATACGGTGCGCACAGCGTCGTTGAGGCCGTAGGAACCCAGGAGTCCATGCTTCAGGCCATTCATTCGACCCGACCTGGCGGCCATGTCGGCTTTGTCGGTGTGTCCCACGATGTCGAGATTCCAGGAGGGGATCTGTTCTTCTCCGAGGTCCATCTTTTCGGTGGCCCGGCTCCTGTGCGTCGTTTCCTGCCTGAGCTGATCAAGCTCATCTGGGAACGCAAGATCAACCCCGGGAAGGTCTTTGACCTGACGCTTCCGCTTGAGGATGCGGCGGAGGGGTACAAGGCAATGGATGAGCGCCGCGCCATCAAGGTGCTGCTGAAACCCTGA
- a CDS encoding phosphatase PAP2 family protein, whose translation MSWFAAAILTRMRFPLFKPMRQLSRGQWLLLTTTSLTLILVIPTGRILADSASITRDESRIVAVCTSAPSLFKSLSMLIGAVFSTNVTVMLLTFTLLYLAWRYRSGLQTIRAAVISLTPLATVLVVKIAVGRNRPDTPLGSLASDPSFPSGHVASSIAIVTLLLFIMRMHDRQRPDVANIRIVRARLAFKILLLTLPALTAASRLVLGMHYPSDVLTSLVLCSLLTSSLYAITLPE comes from the coding sequence TTGTCTTGGTTTGCCGCTGCAATACTTACTCGCATGCGCTTTCCACTCTTCAAGCCAATGCGGCAACTGTCACGAGGCCAATGGCTGCTGCTCACCACGACATCCCTGACACTGATTTTGGTCATACCCACCGGTCGAATACTCGCTGACAGCGCATCGATCACCCGTGACGAGTCGAGAATCGTTGCGGTCTGCACATCTGCACCATCGCTGTTCAAATCGCTCTCGATGTTGATCGGGGCAGTGTTCTCGACGAACGTGACCGTCATGCTGCTGACCTTTACCCTGCTGTATCTAGCATGGCGTTACCGAAGCGGATTACAGACCATACGCGCTGCAGTCATATCGCTCACACCTCTTGCCACAGTGCTGGTGGTGAAGATCGCCGTCGGCAGGAATCGGCCAGACACGCCCCTAGGCAGTCTTGCCTCTGACCCCAGCTTCCCCAGCGGACACGTGGCATCATCAATCGCCATCGTCACGTTGCTGCTATTCATCATGCGCATGCACGACAGGCAACGGCCGGACGTCGCCAATATCCGAATTGTCCGCGCACGTTTGGCCTTCAAGATCCTGCTGCTGACACTGCCGGCATTGACTGCGGCGTCCAGGCTGGTGCTTGGCATGCACTATCCCAGTGACGTACTGACATCACTTGTGCTCTGCAGTTTGCTGACGTCGAGTCTCTACGCAATCACACTTCCTGAATGA
- a CDS encoding sensor histidine kinase, whose translation MISHGDSKREGRLPGVKAIRSITLRMMLAMSVTTIIGALVMTVGIILGSRHEFSERGISPDDVTSGILFNGTLVIDSEKALILVVLFVVGIIATTGIIAWFLARQEIRPLDEAMRLQRNFVADASHELKTPLAIIGARGELIKHRVEHGKDVGQALDELGNDIARMDGVINDLLVAAQDANSPRPVDMRRSIQEAVRALEVLANQRAIAIVLDVPESAITVMAGETGIVRCLVAILDNALAHSPEHSVIEVTAKEDKGMVNVTIRDHGVGMTGDPERYFARFARADTDSGQRGYGLGLALTRDVLSRYKGRISVVQFDGDGTAIMITLPTVSKKSRQ comes from the coding sequence ATGATTTCTCATGGTGATTCGAAACGCGAAGGGCGACTGCCGGGAGTGAAGGCGATCAGATCCATCACCCTACGCATGATGCTCGCTATGAGTGTGACGACGATCATAGGAGCGCTGGTGATGACCGTTGGCATCATTCTTGGATCCCGGCACGAGTTCAGCGAACGGGGCATCAGCCCTGATGATGTGACCTCTGGAATATTGTTCAACGGTACTCTGGTCATTGATTCCGAAAAAGCCTTGATTCTCGTCGTGCTGTTTGTCGTCGGCATTATCGCCACCACGGGGATTATCGCTTGGTTTTTGGCGCGTCAAGAAATCCGTCCGCTGGATGAAGCCATGAGATTGCAACGAAATTTTGTTGCTGATGCCAGTCATGAATTGAAAACCCCTTTGGCGATTATCGGTGCTCGTGGTGAGCTGATCAAGCATCGCGTCGAGCATGGCAAAGACGTTGGTCAGGCATTGGATGAGCTCGGGAACGACATTGCCAGAATGGATGGGGTTATCAACGATCTGTTAGTGGCGGCGCAAGATGCCAACAGCCCACGTCCGGTGGATATGCGCAGGAGCATCCAGGAGGCCGTCAGGGCGTTGGAGGTGTTGGCGAATCAACGTGCCATTGCCATTGTTCTTGATGTGCCAGAATCCGCAATCACGGTGATGGCCGGAGAGACGGGCATCGTACGCTGCCTTGTGGCGATTCTCGACAATGCGCTGGCTCATTCACCGGAGCACTCGGTTATCGAGGTTACGGCGAAAGAGGACAAGGGAATGGTCAACGTGACGATTCGTGATCATGGTGTGGGCATGACGGGCGATCCTGAGCGTTATTTCGCTCGGTTCGCAAGGGCGGATACAGACAGTGGACAGCGCGGGTATGGTCTGGGGCTGGCACTGACCCGTGACGTACTGTCACGTTATAAGGGGAGAATATCCGTCGTCCAGTTTGATGGAGATGGGACGGCAATCATGATTACACTGCCAACGGTGTCCAAGAAATCGAGGCAATAG
- a CDS encoding toll/interleukin-1 receptor domain-containing protein → MTTFVRMLTSSTILLPFQLCDLISKLHSMIERQGPVLLITVVHYNRGILAVRDLDVCIRMNNGSFIVSIVYQVQVLQVDRRNWLDQFQKAIADELTELGIHKSVTVSVGEGLVTTGAPSLVLVFGGTTTKNDPSMKAELQSALANGLLVVPVVDNVALFTNQIPEEVSEFNGFEWSGSNPARQLARMVLEQLNIEERDRRVFISHRRTDGLAAAEQLHDQLTHRKFKPFIDRFSIEPGEEVQEKIADVLEDFAFLLLLETPDAHASEWVYDEVDYALAHVMGILIVQWPGKPEQVPGSAGLPRLVLEPTDIIRDSHGYDVFTRSAIEKITYEVEAAHARAIVRRRNILLRGVQDSAKDQGASCVPLKDWALDITGSNGKHSIVCVTPRLPTCGDLQHLDETREQIDASASAQLIHTARHLSELKRKHLEWVAGERRLEVVSENAIGGKW, encoded by the coding sequence ATGACCACGTTCGTTCGTATGCTCACTTCTTCAACTATCCTTCTTCCCTTTCAGCTGTGCGATCTGATATCGAAACTGCATTCAATGATCGAACGGCAAGGGCCCGTTTTGTTGATAACAGTCGTGCATTACAACAGAGGAATCTTAGCTGTTCGTGACCTTGATGTATGCATTCGTATGAATAACGGGAGTTTTATTGTGTCTATCGTGTATCAAGTGCAGGTCCTACAGGTGGATCGTCGGAATTGGCTCGATCAGTTTCAAAAGGCAATTGCTGATGAACTCACAGAACTCGGTATTCACAAATCAGTAACTGTTAGCGTTGGGGAGGGTCTCGTAACTACCGGAGCGCCATCTCTTGTATTGGTTTTTGGCGGGACGACGACAAAAAACGATCCTTCGATGAAGGCAGAACTTCAAAGTGCATTGGCCAACGGATTATTGGTTGTACCTGTTGTTGATAATGTTGCTTTGTTCACGAATCAAATTCCCGAGGAGGTTTCTGAATTCAATGGGTTTGAGTGGTCTGGTAGCAATCCAGCTAGGCAACTTGCCCGTATGGTGCTCGAGCAGCTCAATATTGAGGAGCGTGATCGGCGTGTATTTATTAGTCACAGGAGGACTGATGGTCTTGCTGCTGCTGAGCAACTGCACGATCAGCTTACACATCGTAAGTTCAAGCCCTTCATTGATCGTTTCTCGATAGAACCCGGAGAAGAGGTTCAAGAGAAAATTGCAGACGTGCTTGAAGATTTTGCATTTCTGCTATTGCTTGAGACGCCTGATGCGCACGCATCGGAATGGGTCTATGACGAAGTTGATTACGCTCTCGCTCATGTAATGGGGATACTAATTGTCCAGTGGCCGGGAAAGCCTGAGCAAGTTCCTGGAAGTGCTGGTCTTCCCCGGCTCGTATTAGAACCCACTGACATCATAAGGGACAGTCATGGATACGATGTCTTCACTCGATCTGCAATTGAGAAAATCACCTATGAGGTAGAGGCTGCTCACGCACGTGCGATTGTACGGCGACGAAACATTCTTTTACGAGGAGTCCAAGATTCGGCCAAAGATCAGGGAGCTAGTTGTGTACCTCTTAAGGATTGGGCGCTTGACATCACTGGAAGCAACGGAAAACATTCAATTGTTTGCGTGACACCACGATTGCCGACTTGTGGAGATCTGCAACATTTAGATGAGACCCGGGAACAGATCGACGCTTCTGCATCAGCTCAACTCATTCATACTGCAAGGCATTTAAGTGAGTTGAAAAGAAAGCATCTTGAATGGGTCGCCGGAGAGCGTCGACTTGAAGTCGTTTCGGAAAACGCGATTGGAGGCAAATGGTGA